In one Fusarium keratoplasticum isolate Fu6.1 chromosome 5, whole genome shotgun sequence genomic region, the following are encoded:
- a CDS encoding MFS domain-containing protein gives MARPHLPAWLHDKGLRSLYLWLPVVILSSSYQGFDGMIMNGLQLLPSWQEEFDYPKGPILGLLNSIQTVGAMLALPAITPVVDKFGRRKSIFFGAAWTIVGAILQASSKQIPQFVISRFLIGFGLAFTVVGAPLLLAELALPKHRGAIISYYPTCWYLGAIIAAWVTYGTHKIDNAWSWRIPSLLQGVPASLQLLLIWFVPESPRWLISKGRGKEARDILVRHHANGNERSSLVDLEYTEIKESIESDASVKAKTGWLDLVRTAGNRRRLIIVFFAGLFIEISGNGLVQYYLHSVLLSIGITNTTTQVTINGCLSIYNFVLASIAALFVERVGRRKLFIASTAGMFLAFILWTTFAALFTTHGTSGYAIGVLVAIFLSNGAYDIGWTPLWAYPAEILSYDIRARGVTFQTGIMHAFGFFGTFVNPIGLQNVGWRYYIAYIVYTFLELVVVWYFFVETKGFTLEEIAVIFDTEGLSWKQRRNMKPTPRSSDSLAASESGDLDAKNTAAATEKRVSDDKI, from the exons ATGGCTCGGCCGCATCTCCCAGCATGGCTTCACGACAAAGGCCTTCGGTCACTGTACCTTTGGCTTCCAGTCGTCATCTTGAGTAGCTCCTATCAAGGATTTGATGGCATGATCATGAATGGTCTTCAGTTGCTGCCTTCGTGGCAGGAGG AATTCGACTACCCCAAGGGCCCGATCCTCGGTCTTCTCAACTCGATCCAAACAGTCGGTGCAATGCTAGCCCTTCCAGCCATCACCCCCGTTGTCGACAAATTTGGTCGCCGCAAGTCCATCTTCTTTGGAGCCGCCTGGACCATCGTCGGCGCTATTCTACAGGCTTCTTCCAAGCAGATCCCCCAGTTTGTCATTTCACGTTTCTTGATCGGCTTTGGATTGGCATTCACTGTTGTTGGCGCTCCACTTCTTTTGGCGGAGCTCGCTCTTCCCAAGCACCGTGGTGCTATCATTTCATACTATCCAACTTGTTGGTACCTCGGCGCCATCATTGCGGCGTGGGTGACTTATGGAACTCACAAGATCGACAAcgcttggtcttggagaaTCCCTAGTCTGCTTCAAGGTGTACCGGCTTCCCTACAGCTGTTACTTATCTGGTTTGTCCCTGAGAGTCCTCGTTGGTTGATCTCCAAGGGTCGAGGCAAGGAAGCCAGGGATATCCTCGTCAGGCACCACGCCAACGGAAATGAGCGAAGCTCTCTCGTTGATCTGGAGTATACTGAGATCAAGGAAAGCATTGAGAGTGATGCCTCTGTCAAGGCAAAGACCGGATGGCTGGACCTGGTGCGAACTGCAGGCAACCGACGACGCCTGATCATTGTCTTCTTTGCTGGTCTTTTCATTGAG ATTTCGGGCAATGGCCTTGTGCAATACTATCTGCATTCTGTCCTCCTGAGcatcggcatcaccaacacgACAACCCAAGTCACCATCAACGGCTGCCTTTCCATCTACAACTTTGTCCTCGCCAGCATCGCAGCTCTATTTGTGGAGAGGGTCGGCAGACGAAAGCTGTTTATTGCATCGACGGCTGGAATGTTTCTTGCCTTTATTCTCTGGACGACATTTGCTGCGC TGTTTACCACACATGGAACTTCTGGATATGCCATTGGCGTTCTggtcgccatcttcctcagcaACGGCGCTTATGATATCGGCTGGACCCCTCTGTGGGCTTACCCAGCCGAGATCCTGTCATACGACATTCGAGCTCGCGGCGTCACTTTTCAGACCGGCATCATGCACGCCTTTGGCTTCTTTGGTACTTTTGTCAACCCAATTGGTCTGCAGAATGTCGGGTGGAGATACTACATCGCTTACATCGTGTACACGTTCCTGGAG TTGGTTGTTGTCTGGTACTTTTTCGTCGAAACCAAGGGCTTTACACTTGAGGAGATTGCAGTCATCTTTGATACGGAAGGCTTGTCTTGGAAGCAGCGCCGCAACATGAAGCCCACTCCTCGTTCGTCCGACTCGCTGGCGGCTTCAGAGAGTGGTGACCTGGATGCCAAGAACACGGCTGCAGCAACTGAAAAGCGGGTTTCCGATGATAAGATCTAA
- a CDS encoding Arylacetonitrilase produces MTSPIRVAVTQAEPVYLDLAASVKKACGLIAEAAQNGAKLVAFSECWLPGYPAWIWARPVDFELQTRYIYNSLPIESEAMELVKATAKENSIAVALGFSEQSPSHSIYISQAIISPQGEVVMHRRKIKPTHMERTLFGDGSGADLNNVVEVDFGAEHGKIKVGCFACWEHTQPLLKYHSISQGEAIHISMWPPIDPSAGVDHPGLWSMTADGCQNLSQTYAIESTTYVLHSTSVCTQKGIETLKTQDGLSCRQPGGGHSCVIGPDGRRLTAPLGDGSPDEEGIVYADLDLTKVVATRGFLDIVGHYSRPDLLWLGVDREQKENIIAKQHKAAEQEVVQG; encoded by the exons ATGACCTCTCCGATCAGAGTTGCCGTTACCCAGGCAGAGCCTGTGTATCTTGACCTAGCGGCTTCGGTCAAGAAGGCTTGCGGACTCATCGCTGAAGCCGCGCAGAATGGGGCTAAGCTTGTCGCCTTCTCCGAGTGCTGGCTTCCGGGGTATCCTGCGTGGATTTG GGCCCGACCGGTCGATTTCGAGCTTCAGACTCGATACATTTACAACTCTCTACCAATAGAGTCTGAGGCAATGGAGTTGGTCAAAGCTACTGCCAAGGAAAACTCAATTGCGGTCGCCCTCGGCTTCTCCGAGCAGAGCCCGTCCCACAGCATCTACATCTCTCAAGCCATTATATCTCCCCAGGGAGAAGTAGTGATGCACCGACGAAAGATCAAGCCTACGCACATGGAACGCACGCTTTTCGGTGACGGATCAGGAGCGGACCTGAACAATGTGGTCGAGGTCGACTTTGGGGCTGAGCACGGTAAGATCAAGGTTGGATGCTTCGCCTGCTGGGAGCACACACAGCCACTCTTGAAATATCACAGCATCTCACAGGGCGAGGCAATCCACATTTCCATGTGGCCCCCGATCGATCCGTCAGCCGGCGTCGACCATCCAGGCCTGTGGAGTATGACTGCAGATGGGTGCCAGAACCTGTCGCAGACGTACGCCATTGAGAGCACCACCTATGTGCTTCACAGCACTTCGGTGTGCACTCAGAAGGGCATTGAGACGTTGAAGACTCAGGATGGTCTCTCTTGTCGTCAACCTGGTGGAGGTCATAGCTGTGTTATTGGGCCTGATGGTCGACGTCTGACTGCGCCACTTGGCGATGGGAGTcctgatgaagaagggatTGTATATGCTGATCTTGACCTCACAAAGGTCGTAGCAACTCGAGGCTTTTTGGATATTGTCGGACACTACAGCAGGCCAGATTTGTTGTGGTTGGGTGTTGACAGAGAACAAAAAGAAAACATCATTGCAAAGCAGCACAAAGCCGCCGAGCAGGAAGTTGTACAAGGATAG
- a CDS encoding Methyltransf-11 domain-containing protein, giving the protein MASDQENISKSQSKSLPFPEYFSALAANYAQQTGNSTRAAFNLVFDDLNAIEPITKDSVVHDNAAGPGTATSVLVDRLPADGLPHILVTDNVPPMVQAAKDSFTSWPTIETRVLDSQNLEGIPDDHFTHSILNFSAFTFADPLKGLKEIHRTLKSPGLAALLVWKRFGAGEVIHAAQALVRPDLPPMKVPNPQFFEEGYLQKISAEAGFDPSKMQSSQWTIIVKGPELDDGLKKFILSDFTRPARAGWTDEEVSRWPEAVDKAIQKEIDAYGGVKFESWVVLASK; this is encoded by the coding sequence ATGGCTTCTGATCAGGAAAACATCTCCAAGTCTCAGAGCAAGAGTCTGCCGTTCCCCGAGTATTTCTCAGCCCTCGCCGCAAACTATGCTCAGCAAACAGGCAACAGCACGCGCGCCGCTTTCAACCTGGTGTTTGATGACTTGAACGCCATTGAgcccatcaccaaggactCGGTAGTTCACGACAATGCCGCCGGCCCTGGAACAGCCACCTCTGTCCTCGTCGACAGACTCCCTGCTGATGGCCTACCTCACATTCTTGTCACTGATAACGTGCCCCCAATGGTTCAAGCCGCCAAGGACTCGTTTACTTCCTGGCCTACAATTGAAACTCGAGTACTGGACTCGCAAAATTTGGAGGGCATCCCCGACGATCACTTCACGCACAGCATCCTCAACTTTAGCGCCTTTACCTTTGCAGACCCTCTAAAGGGCCTTAAGGAGATCCACCGCACCTTGAAGTCACCCGGTCTGGCTGCTCTTCTTGTGTGGAAGCGCTTCGGTGCTGGCGAGGTCATCCATGCGGCTCAAGCTCTCGTGCGACCGGACCTCCCCCCAATGAAGGTCCCCAACCCCCAGTTCTTTGAAGAAGGTTACCTACAGAAGATCTCCGCCGAGGCTGGATTTGACCCTTCCAAGATGCAATCGTCGCAGTGGACCATCATTGTCAAGGGACCTGAATTAGACGATGGGCTGAAGAAGTTTATCCTGAGTGATTTTACGCGCCCGGCTCGCGctggatggacggatgaGGAGGTCAGCAGGTGGCCCGAGGCTGTTGATAAGGCGATTCAGAAGGAGATTGATGCATATGGTGGTGTCAAGTTTGAGTCTTGGGTTGTTCTAGCAAGCAAGTGA
- a CDS encoding GMC-OxRdtase-N domain-containing protein: MARIEQSFDYIIVGGGTAGNRISKAFPNVSLLVIERGVAQDDRVTPALGFAPGFGSDIETNLLSTPQPNFEGLAVSQTSGLILGGSSAVNYETWTRGASIDFDQWAEIAGDRRWSWEGMLPYFKTNETFIPSATQKSLQEENEDLHGTDGPITVSHPSNAGKPRDYPLRQDMARFHQVLGAKLIPESNAGNVIGYTEVAQSNYDGQRQFAAKAYLFGPNVTVWTESEVHHIDIEEQRASRVTGIRYFGGESGRKAEGFRVSANVETILSAGALFSPKLLMLSGIGPKEELDKHGIPVKADLPVGKNLSDHPCVSSKWTVNRKDASIGVGPMVTESCDWTAGPPMDWIAFHRAKDSTLEAVSQHLTADEKKYYLSEGKAHWECFTMYGPFDTSERPIKIDPPVGESIVSVFNILVSPLSRGSVKLNSSDPDDPPVVDPALLASPADKEILYDAVRSTTTAMKNLESLDAVEYTIDEALRSDSSNDAVAARVKQGGSTVFHYSGTCAMGTVVDAECRVKGVEGLRVVDASVFPMPLGAHYQAATYALAEQVAEMVVGNVYNG, translated from the exons ATGGCTCGGATTGAACAAAGCTTTGACTATATCATCGTGGGAGGAGGAACCGCAGGCAA TCGCATATCAAAAGCATTCCCAAACGTGTCTCTGCTCGTCATCGAGCGTGGCGTGGCTCAAGATGATCGAGTCACTCCAGCCCTAGGCTTCGCACCAGGTTTTGGATCCGACATAGAGACGAATCTTCTATCAACTCCTCAACCAAACTTTGAGGGCCTTGCTGTGTCTCAAACCTCGGGGTTGATTCTGGGAGGTTCGTCCGCCGTCAACTATGAGACATGGACCAGGGGTGCTTCCATTGATTT TGATCAGTGGGCGGAGATTGCTGGAGACAGACGCTGGTCTTGGGAAGGGATGCTGCCGTACTTCAAGACCAATGAAACATTCATCCCGTCAGCGACACAGAAAAGCTTGCAGGAGGAGAATGAGGATCTTCACGGCACCGATGGACCTATCACG GTCTCTCACCCAAGCAACGCTGGTAAACCTCGAGATTACCCCCTCCGGCAGGACATGGCCCGCTTTCACCAGGTCTTGGGTGCCAAATTGATCCCTGAGAGCAATGCTGGTAATGTTATCGGTTACACAGAGGTTGCACAGTCCAACTATGATGGCCAGAGACAATTCGCTGCCAAGGCTTACCTATTCGGTCCCAATGTCACTGTTTGGACTGAAAGTGAAGTACATCACATCGACATCGAGGAGCAGCGCGCATCAAGAGTCACTGGTATACGATATTTCGGTGGTGAGTCAGGCCGAAAGGCCGAAGGGTTCCGAGTTTCAGCCAACGTCGAAACCATTCTCTCGGCTGGTGCTCTGTTCTCTCCAAAGCTGCTAATGTTGAG TGGCATTGGGCCAAAGGAAGAGCTCGATAAGCATGGCATCCCCGTCAAAGCCGATCTCCCTGTTGGAAAGAATCTATCCGATCATCCTTGCGTTTCTAGCAAGTGGACTGTAAACAGGAAGGATGCAAGCATTGGGGTCGGTCCAATGGTGACCGAGAGTTGCGATTGGACTGCTGGGCCGCCAATGGATTGGATTGCTTTTCATCGAGCAAAGGATTCGACGTTGGAGGCAGTCTCACAGCATCTAACcgccgacgagaagaaaTACTACCTGTCCGAGGGTAAGGCGCACTGGGAATGCTTCACCAT GTACGGACCGTTTGACACTTCTGAGCGCCCGATAAAGATTGATCCTCCAGTGGGAGAGTCAATCGTGAGCGTCTTCAACATACTGGTTTCTCCATTGTCCCGGGGATCAGTGAAGCTCAACTCAAGTGACCCTGATGATCCACCAGTTGTCGACCCGGCCCTTCTGGCTTCCCCGGCTGACAAAGAAATTTTGTATGACGCTGTACGCTCAACCACGACCGCCATGAAGAACCTCGAGAGCCTAGACGCAGTCGAGTACACCATCGACGAAGCTCTTCGAAGTGATTCGTCAAATGATGCTGTGGCAGCAAGGGTGAAGCAGGGAGGGAGCACAGTCTTTCACTATTCCGGTACTTGCGCCATGGGCACCGTGGTCGATGCCGAATGTCGGGTCAAGGGTGTTGAAGGCTTGAGAGTTGTTGATGCCAGCGTTTTCCCCATGCCGCTGGGCGCTCACTACCAGGCCGCTACATATGCGCTTGCGGAGCAGGTAGCGGAGATGGTAGTAGGCAATGTGTACAATGGGTAG